In Natronococcus occultus SP4, the following proteins share a genomic window:
- the infB gene encoding translation initiation factor IF-2, whose amino-acid sequence MSDSDTHDPTSLRTPIVAVLGHVDHGKTSLLDKIRGSAVIEGEAGAITQHIGATAVPLDVISSIAGELVDPEDFDLPGLLFIDTPGHHSFTTLRSRGGALADIAILVVDVNDGFQPQTLEALDILQRSQTPFIVAANKIDTVPGWNANEDSPINATYEAQSDRVRSRLDESLYEIIGNLSDEGFSADLYWRVQNFQRNVGVVPVSAMTGEGVPDLLAVMMGLSQRYMKEEMEIDVEGPGVGTVLEVKEEKGFGKTVDLVLYDGTLRADDTIVVGGTNEPIVTDVRALLQPRPLEEIRTESRFEKVDEVSAATGIKVAAPDLGDAIAGAPVRVVRDRERADVIAEVEDELASIAVDTEETGVVVKADTLGSLEAMADALEEAEVPIVRAEVGDVAPRDVSVASTAEEQKEQVILGFNVDVLGDAEQRAEIEDVRVFTDEVIYQLIEEYEEFVDELERAQQDTILENIVRPARFRILPDHTFRQNDPAVVGVEVNSGTVQNNTNVVKFEGNEPERVGQIKGIQEQGEDVDEARAGNRVSVAIDGPTVGRQIEEDDELWTELPEKHAKILEQELSNEIPADELEALNMYLDKQRSRDPFWGK is encoded by the coding sequence ATGTCTGATTCGGATACACACGACCCCACATCTCTGCGAACGCCGATCGTCGCCGTCCTCGGACACGTCGATCACGGAAAGACCAGCCTCCTCGATAAGATCCGCGGCTCCGCGGTCATCGAGGGCGAGGCGGGCGCGATTACCCAGCACATCGGCGCCACCGCGGTGCCGCTGGACGTCATCTCCTCGATCGCCGGCGAGCTCGTCGATCCCGAGGACTTCGACCTGCCCGGGCTGTTGTTCATCGACACGCCGGGCCACCACTCCTTTACGACGCTGCGCTCGCGGGGTGGCGCGCTGGCCGACATCGCGATCCTCGTCGTCGACGTCAACGACGGCTTCCAGCCCCAGACCCTGGAGGCACTGGACATCCTCCAGCGCTCCCAGACGCCGTTTATCGTCGCCGCGAACAAGATCGACACCGTTCCGGGCTGGAACGCAAACGAGGACTCGCCGATCAACGCGACCTACGAGGCCCAGTCGGACCGCGTGCGCTCGCGGCTCGACGAGAGCCTCTACGAGATCATCGGGAACCTCTCGGACGAGGGGTTCTCGGCGGATCTATACTGGCGGGTCCAGAACTTCCAGCGCAACGTCGGCGTCGTCCCCGTCTCGGCGATGACCGGCGAGGGCGTGCCGGACCTGCTTGCCGTGATGATGGGGCTCTCCCAGCGCTACATGAAAGAGGAGATGGAGATCGACGTAGAGGGGCCCGGCGTCGGGACCGTCCTCGAGGTCAAAGAGGAGAAGGGGTTCGGGAAGACCGTCGACCTCGTCCTCTACGACGGGACGCTGCGGGCCGACGACACGATCGTTGTCGGCGGCACGAACGAGCCGATCGTCACCGACGTACGCGCGCTCCTCCAGCCCCGTCCGCTCGAGGAGATCCGCACCGAGAGTCGGTTCGAGAAGGTCGACGAGGTGTCGGCTGCGACCGGGATCAAGGTCGCCGCGCCCGATCTAGGCGACGCGATCGCTGGCGCCCCGGTCCGGGTCGTCCGCGACCGCGAGCGCGCCGACGTCATCGCGGAGGTCGAGGACGAACTCGCGAGCATCGCCGTCGACACCGAGGAGACCGGCGTCGTCGTCAAGGCAGACACGCTCGGCAGTCTGGAGGCGATGGCGGACGCCCTGGAGGAAGCCGAGGTCCCGATCGTCCGCGCGGAGGTCGGCGACGTCGCGCCGCGTGACGTCTCGGTCGCCTCGACGGCCGAGGAACAGAAAGAGCAGGTGATCCTCGGCTTCAACGTCGACGTGCTGGGCGACGCCGAGCAGCGAGCCGAGATCGAGGACGTCCGAGTCTTTACCGACGAGGTCATCTACCAGCTGATCGAGGAGTACGAGGAGTTCGTCGACGAGCTCGAGCGGGCCCAGCAGGACACGATCCTCGAGAACATCGTCCGCCCCGCACGGTTCCGGATCCTGCCCGATCACACCTTCCGGCAGAACGATCCCGCGGTCGTCGGCGTCGAGGTAAACTCCGGGACGGTCCAGAACAACACGAACGTCGTCAAGTTCGAGGGGAACGAGCCCGAACGAGTCGGCCAGATCAAGGGGATCCAGGAACAGGGTGAGGACGTCGACGAGGCCCGCGCGGGCAACCGCGTCTCGGTCGCCATCGACGGTCCCACCGTCGGCCGCCAGATCGAGGAGGACGACGAGCTCTGGACCGAACTGCCCGAGAAACACGCGAAGATCTTAGAACAGGAGCTCTCGAACGAGATTCCGGCCGATGAGCTCGAGGCACTGAACATGTACTTAGACAAGCAGCGCAGCCGGGACCCGTTCTGGGGCAAGTAG
- a CDS encoding PRC-barrel domain-containing protein, with translation MSEVLAENLSGKSVMGSDGTELGMLYNITTEIKSGTLHDLVIEPNEELPNQTVDFDTDDDGRFRVPINRVRAVKDYIVVQR, from the coding sequence ATGAGCGAAGTGCTCGCCGAGAACCTCTCGGGGAAGTCCGTCATGGGTTCTGACGGGACTGAACTGGGAATGCTCTACAACATCACGACCGAGATCAAGTCGGGAACGCTCCACGACCTCGTCATCGAGCCGAACGAGGAGCTACCGAACCAGACCGTCGACTTCGACACCGACGACGACGGCCGGTTTCGCGTCCCCATCAACCGGGTTCGCGCCGTGAAAGACTACATCGTCGTTCAGCGCTAA
- a CDS encoding NOB1 family endonuclease, with product MHVLDSSAFIHDYHTTEQIATIPLVREELEDESAYRYDAMEGSGMHIHIPNEDTTEKVRRAASESGDLDVLSETDVRLVAASFELDAVLVTDDYAMQNVAEKLNVDVEVIAREGIEEQRSWRFQCQGCGREFDEEKERCPICGTELARKNPT from the coding sequence ATGCACGTTCTCGACTCCTCGGCTTTTATCCACGACTATCACACGACCGAACAGATCGCGACGATTCCGCTCGTCCGCGAAGAACTCGAAGACGAGAGCGCCTATCGCTACGACGCGATGGAGGGCTCGGGGATGCACATCCACATCCCCAACGAGGACACGACCGAGAAGGTTCGTCGCGCGGCGAGCGAATCGGGCGATCTCGACGTCCTCTCCGAGACCGACGTTCGGCTGGTCGCCGCCAGCTTCGAGCTCGATGCCGTGCTTGTCACCGACGACTACGCGATGCAAAACGTCGCCGAGAAGCTAAACGTCGACGTCGAGGTGATCGCCCGGGAGGGGATCGAAGAGCAGCGCAGCTGGCGGTTCCAGTGTCAGGGCTGTGGCCGCGAGTTCGACGAGGAGAAAGAGCGGTGTCCGATCTGTGGCACGGAGCTGGCGCGCAAAAACCCGACCTAA
- a CDS encoding CPBP family intramembrane glutamic endopeptidase — MTETARAGDEDATGESFVPSLGVVPAVVAMAAVLVPVRGGVEDPFVQLAGALAVVSVVAFLTRRHGVLAPASGAVLAAGSSLGVVLLTGYALNQGITGSTAVPGLDGTVSLLFLAFAAAGGSIGVAAADYGGVSARGLIERTLRFSTMAGVGFAGLIAMAIVSIVLAPLLGFDGVQGQLLQYLSTALGLGAVAAITMAFRGYDLSFLDLEVPSLRTVGWTVGGLVLLFGALIVISIAMTAVGVDTADHGTTQQVEQNPELLVVIVPGMLLVVGPFEELLYRNVIQKSLYETFSRYGAVVVTSVIFAGVHVSAYATAGPGQILASLAVLFGLSLVLGFIYERTENLVVPALVHGAYNAIQMLLLVV; from the coding sequence ATGACCGAGACAGCACGCGCCGGTGACGAGGACGCGACCGGCGAGTCGTTCGTCCCGTCGCTCGGCGTCGTTCCCGCAGTCGTCGCCATGGCCGCCGTTCTCGTTCCCGTCCGTGGCGGGGTCGAGGACCCGTTTGTCCAGCTGGCTGGGGCGCTCGCAGTCGTCTCCGTCGTCGCCTTCCTCACCCGTCGTCACGGCGTGCTCGCTCCAGCGTCGGGCGCCGTCCTGGCCGCAGGCTCCAGTCTGGGCGTCGTATTGTTGACCGGGTACGCGCTCAACCAGGGGATCACCGGCTCGACTGCCGTTCCGGGACTCGACGGAACGGTGTCACTACTCTTTCTGGCGTTCGCTGCGGCTGGCGGCTCGATCGGCGTCGCCGCCGCCGACTACGGCGGAGTATCGGCCCGTGGCCTGATCGAACGGACGCTTCGGTTCTCGACGATGGCCGGGGTCGGTTTCGCCGGACTGATTGCGATGGCGATCGTCAGTATCGTCCTCGCCCCGTTGCTCGGGTTCGACGGCGTCCAGGGGCAGCTCCTGCAGTATCTCTCGACGGCGCTCGGACTCGGTGCCGTCGCCGCGATTACGATGGCGTTTCGCGGGTACGACCTGTCGTTTCTCGATCTCGAGGTTCCGAGCCTGCGGACGGTGGGCTGGACGGTCGGCGGGCTGGTCCTGCTGTTCGGTGCGCTGATCGTGATCTCGATCGCGATGACCGCCGTCGGCGTCGATACCGCCGACCACGGGACGACCCAGCAGGTCGAACAGAACCCCGAGCTGCTCGTCGTGATCGTTCCCGGCATGCTGCTGGTGGTCGGTCCCTTCGAGGAGCTGCTCTACCGAAACGTCATCCAGAAGTCGCTGTACGAGACGTTCTCGCGGTACGGCGCCGTCGTCGTCACGAGCGTGATCTTCGCCGGCGTCCACGTCTCCGCGTACGCGACCGCGGGTCCCGGACAGATCCTCGCGAGCCTGGCCGTGTTGTTCGGCCTCTCGCTGGTGCTGGGATTCATCTACGAACGGACCGAGAACCTGGTGGTCCCGGCGCTTGTCCACGGCGCGTACAACGCGATTCAGATGCTTCTCCTGGTCGTTTAG
- a CDS encoding RNA-guided endonuclease InsQ/TnpB family protein — MGVGSISRQLTFAGLVSVLKEQRQQAVSRKEHGSNNWNKARHRLTRAYERLSNKRQAYREALANAYTQRYDAVFLEDLNVGSMMQQNGNSRNIASMSWYETLQTFQRFGEKNGCHVIRVPPEGTTKRCVQCGVESEKPLWVREHSCPSCGFETDRDQNAVLEVQRLGLVELGVVEDSSGVGQELAESTSFERAPLSRDHERRKAPFERSAETGTVLRTDGSDGAHENGVLVDAAGSRSSSSRDVVPASAVVDTGSPTLKKRAAITASQ, encoded by the coding sequence ATGGGCGTGGGTTCCATATCCCGGCAGTTAACTTTTGCAGGGTTAGTCTCCGTCCTCAAGGAGCAACGGCAGCAAGCTGTTTCTCGCAAGGAACATGGGTCGAACAACTGGAACAAGGCACGCCACCGCTTAACGCGGGCATACGAGCGGTTGTCGAATAAGCGTCAGGCGTATCGAGAAGCTCTCGCCAACGCATACACGCAACGATACGACGCCGTGTTCCTCGAAGACCTGAACGTCGGCAGCATGATGCAACAGAACGGTAATAGTCGGAACATCGCGTCGATGTCATGGTACGAAACACTGCAAACGTTCCAACGCTTCGGCGAGAAAAACGGCTGTCACGTTATCCGTGTGCCACCAGAGGGAACGACGAAGCGGTGCGTCCAGTGTGGTGTCGAGTCGGAGAAGCCGTTGTGGGTGCGCGAGCATTCGTGTCCGTCGTGCGGGTTCGAGACAGACCGTGACCAGAACGCTGTATTGGAAGTGCAGCGTCTTGGGTTGGTCGAACTGGGAGTGGTTGAGGACTCTTCTGGAGTAGGTCAGGAACTGGCCGAATCAACGTCGTTCGAGAGAGCTCCGCTCTCTCGTGATCACGAAAGGCGCAAAGCGCCTTTCGAACGATCTGCTGAGACTGGCACCGTCCTCAGAACCGACGGTTCTGATGGGGCACACGAGAACGGAGTTCTCGTGGACGCTGCGGGGTCACGCTCTAGCTCGTCTAGAGACGTGGTTCCTGCAAGTGCCGTCGTTGACACAGGAAGCCCCACCCTCAAGAAACGAGCGGCGATAACCGCGAGTCAGTAG
- a CDS encoding helix-turn-helix domain-containing protein → MSFIAEYSLSNQPIMQTVCRQVPEVTVEVEDEQPDRHDGSHLTFRAIGEEPELERFFERLADDPSVEAFERLSTLSERCLFRVRLTSEGERGMTYVDAVEFGVTLLDIELRAEQARYRAHFPSREALSAYRECCEERDLAFSLRRLYRSEDDETAKYDLTPRQAAVLRRALERGYFDVPRNVSTEELAEEFEVSSQALSALLRRGQRTILRDTFGNEE, encoded by the coding sequence ATGAGTTTCATCGCCGAGTACTCGCTGTCGAACCAGCCGATCATGCAAACCGTATGCCGGCAAGTACCCGAGGTGACGGTCGAGGTCGAGGACGAACAGCCGGACCGCCACGACGGCTCCCACCTGACCTTTCGGGCGATCGGCGAGGAGCCGGAGCTCGAGCGATTCTTCGAGAGACTGGCGGACGATCCGTCGGTCGAGGCGTTCGAACGGCTCTCGACGCTCTCGGAGCGGTGTCTGTTTCGCGTTCGGCTCACCTCCGAAGGGGAGCGGGGGATGACCTACGTCGACGCCGTCGAGTTCGGCGTCACGCTTCTGGACATCGAACTGCGAGCGGAACAGGCCCGCTACCGGGCGCACTTTCCGAGCCGGGAGGCGCTGTCGGCCTACCGGGAGTGTTGTGAGGAGCGGGATCTGGCGTTTTCGCTCCGTCGGCTCTACCGGAGCGAGGACGACGAGACCGCAAAGTACGATCTCACGCCTCGCCAGGCCGCAGTCCTGCGTCGCGCGCTGGAACGGGGCTACTTCGACGTCCCCCGGAACGTCTCCACGGAGGAGCTGGCCGAGGAATTCGAGGTCTCAAGCCAGGCGCTCTCGGCGCTGCTCCGGCGCGGCCAGCGGACGATTCTGCGGGATACGTTCGGTAACGAGGAGTAG
- a CDS encoding FAD-dependent oxidoreductase, translating to MARHDTGSEERTRVLVVGCGIAGGALAAFLEERAGIEYDVVEVADAFERIGYGVSLWANGVSVLDDLDVLEDVTERGTTPEKIRLRTASGRADSTLELPAIGAGPQLVAVHRADLHDALLVGIPRERIEFGTTVTAVREEPDAVTVELTTGERRTYDLVVGADGIRSAVREHCFEGEQLRHSETAVWSFWTDADGSFPEVMTSVSGPSTEAFLVAIGDRGLVNVGTKRGVEADEKPTTTELRRALSDLGWILPETLERRRGELFADTVREVSMDRWVSDRIALVGDAAHAVHPIAGMGAALALEDARALSRWLASLATVPAAVDQYYLTRREPVRAVQRDAALMERFVLAESRFLRAIRDGLLTATPVLERVLERRLRELAA from the coding sequence ATGGCACGACACGACACGGGGAGCGAGGAGCGGACCCGCGTCCTCGTCGTTGGGTGCGGAATCGCCGGCGGAGCGCTCGCGGCGTTCCTGGAAGAACGGGCTGGGATCGAGTACGACGTCGTCGAGGTAGCCGACGCCTTCGAACGAATCGGTTACGGCGTTTCGCTCTGGGCGAACGGCGTGTCGGTCCTCGACGACCTCGACGTCCTCGAGGACGTCACCGAGCGCGGAACCACCCCCGAGAAGATCCGGCTCCGGACCGCGTCGGGCCGCGCTGATTCGACGCTCGAGCTCCCGGCGATCGGAGCCGGCCCGCAGCTGGTCGCGGTCCACCGAGCGGACTTGCACGACGCGTTGCTGGTGGGGATCCCCCGCGAGCGAATCGAGTTCGGAACGACGGTGACGGCCGTCCGGGAGGAGCCGGACGCGGTGACCGTCGAGCTGACGACCGGCGAACGCCGGACGTACGACCTCGTCGTCGGCGCCGACGGGATTCGATCGGCGGTGCGCGAGCACTGCTTCGAGGGCGAGCAGCTCCGACACAGCGAGACGGCGGTCTGGTCGTTCTGGACCGACGCGGACGGATCGTTCCCCGAGGTCATGACGAGCGTCTCGGGACCGTCGACGGAGGCGTTTCTCGTCGCGATCGGCGACCGCGGACTCGTCAACGTCGGGACGAAACGCGGCGTCGAGGCCGACGAGAAGCCGACGACGACCGAGCTCCGGCGCGCCCTCTCCGATCTGGGATGGATCCTCCCGGAGACCCTCGAGCGGCGACGCGGCGAGCTGTTCGCCGACACGGTTCGGGAGGTCTCGATGGACCGGTGGGTGAGCGATCGCATCGCGCTCGTCGGCGACGCGGCCCACGCCGTCCACCCGATCGCCGGGATGGGTGCCGCGCTTGCCCTCGAGGACGCGCGGGCGCTCTCGCGCTGGCTGGCGAGTCTGGCAACGGTTCCCGCGGCGGTCGATCAGTACTACCTGACGCGGCGCGAGCCGGTTCGGGCCGTCCAGCGCGACGCCGCGCTGATGGAGCGATTCGTCCTCGCCGAGTCGCGCTTCCTCCGTGCGATCAGGGACGGGCTGTTGACCGCGACGCCGGTGCTCGAGCGGGTGCTGGAGCGACGGTTGCGCGAGCTCGCGGCCTAA
- a CDS encoding DUF5812 family protein — protein sequence MTERTGTFVVTHAEDESAVVRDVETAQVHTLSSNPGLEVHDVLEGTVAPEPPLEVAWEVVDVAERRTIELVDSDLEPTTHEKELAAGAEVGELIQEERAGTGEIHVFNLESDIEDAAQDVLEDEETVARAARLEAVRVEVRRSADDGVLSVRYLPD from the coding sequence ATGACCGAACGAACCGGAACCTTCGTCGTCACCCACGCCGAGGACGAGTCGGCCGTCGTCCGCGACGTCGAGACCGCACAGGTACACACCCTCTCCTCGAACCCCGGGCTCGAGGTTCACGACGTCCTCGAGGGGACCGTCGCCCCCGAGCCACCCCTGGAGGTCGCCTGGGAGGTCGTCGACGTCGCCGAGCGGCGGACGATCGAACTCGTCGACAGCGATCTGGAGCCGACCACCCACGAAAAGGAGCTCGCCGCTGGCGCCGAGGTCGGCGAACTGATCCAGGAGGAACGGGCTGGAACCGGCGAGATCCACGTTTTCAACCTCGAGTCCGATATCGAAGACGCCGCACAGGACGTCCTCGAGGACGAGGAGACGGTCGCGCGAGCCGCGCGGCTCGAGGCGGTCCGCGTCGAAGTGCGTCGCTCGGCCGACGACGGCGTGTTGAGCGTTCGGTACCTTCCGGACTAG
- the secF gene encoding protein translocase subunit SecF, whose protein sequence is MGYFDVPEIDYTRYSNRQLAAVPLAVLGVALLVLTGSFLLFGTPVQLGMDFAGGTELTVQTTATEGEIPEAFEEEPESVQSVASEENQYIVQFTSTDQEALSEQAEANLQQDGDAEIIQQVSSTSASFGEQTQQTALLGIAVAFLGMSVLAFVLFRTFVPSIAIVASAFSDIVIPLAFMSIVGIPLSLGTVAALLMLIGYSVDSDILLNNHVLRRSGDFYESTHRAMRTGVTMTVTSMMAMLVMGVAAWLFGVELLSSIGIILFVGLAADLMNTYMLNLSLLRWYKFHGVAR, encoded by the coding sequence ATGGGGTATTTCGACGTACCGGAGATCGATTACACCCGGTACAGCAACCGCCAGCTGGCGGCGGTGCCGCTTGCGGTTCTCGGGGTCGCACTGCTCGTTCTCACCGGGTCGTTTCTGCTGTTCGGAACGCCGGTTCAGCTCGGAATGGACTTCGCCGGCGGGACGGAGTTGACGGTTCAGACGACCGCAACGGAAGGAGAGATTCCGGAGGCGTTCGAGGAGGAACCCGAGTCGGTCCAGTCCGTCGCCTCGGAGGAGAACCAGTACATCGTCCAGTTCACCTCGACCGATCAGGAGGCGTTGAGCGAGCAGGCCGAGGCGAACTTACAACAGGACGGGGACGCTGAAATCATCCAACAGGTGTCCTCGACGTCGGCGAGCTTCGGCGAGCAGACCCAACAGACCGCGCTGCTCGGGATCGCCGTCGCCTTCCTCGGGATGAGCGTCCTCGCGTTCGTGCTGTTTCGGACGTTCGTCCCCTCGATCGCGATCGTCGCGTCGGCGTTTTCCGACATCGTGATTCCGCTCGCATTCATGTCGATCGTCGGAATCCCGCTCTCGCTGGGGACCGTGGCCGCACTGCTGATGTTGATCGGGTACTCGGTCGACTCGGATATCCTGTTGAACAACCACGTCCTCCGTCGCAGCGGTGACTTCTACGAGAGCACTCACCGCGCGATGCGGACCGGCGTCACGATGACCGTCACGTCGATGATGGCGATGCTCGTGATGGGGGTCGCCGCGTGGCTGTTCGGCGTCGAGTTGCTGTCCTCGATCGGTATCATCCTCTTTGTCGGCCTCGCCGCGGACCTGATGAACACGTACATGCTGAACCTGAGCCTGCTTCGGTGGTACAAGTTCCACGGGGTGGCACGATGA
- a CDS encoding preprotein translocase subunit SecD, giving the protein MNPIAFVKEYWRILLLVLFVSVALVALFVPGGVMDDDTLVEEENETVNEGPTNLEYGLGLDGGTRISAPPVGMSADIDIEPEQEREVESTLQDELEIDAADAIVRFHEDDNRFTAEVFAEDVTAAEFAAALQEAGVDVDEDDINGEVTQQTRDEIIQTIELRINEAGLSGGTAYQEATVGDGYFIVTEVPGMSPAELREMLTERGDVQIVAYYPDENGTQANETVLQGEEFANVGSASYDEQRDQNYVPVTVDDSEDADGSSPAADYQEAMNEYGFTGEGVGQCTVHDREAGEFDFDPENPQWCLLTVVDDEVVDAHSMSPDLGESMASGNWVNDPVFQMIVPTQQDAQNLAVNLQSGALTAPLDFEQEQTFSLEPALADQFKTYSLLIGVLSVLTVSGMVYLRYSDRRVAAPMILTALAEVVILLGFAAAIRMPLDLSHVAGFIAVVGTGVDDLIIIADEVMDEGDVSSQRVFESRFRKAFWIIGAAAATTIIALSPLAVLSLGDLRGFAIITILGVLIGVLITRPAYGDILQRLLTDK; this is encoded by the coding sequence ATGAACCCGATCGCGTTCGTCAAGGAGTACTGGCGGATCCTCCTGCTGGTGCTTTTCGTCAGCGTCGCGCTCGTCGCGCTGTTCGTTCCCGGCGGCGTCATGGACGACGACACGCTCGTCGAGGAGGAAAACGAGACCGTCAACGAGGGCCCGACGAACCTCGAGTACGGCCTCGGACTGGACGGCGGGACACGGATTAGCGCCCCACCCGTCGGAATGAGCGCCGACATCGATATCGAACCCGAACAGGAACGCGAGGTCGAGTCGACGCTCCAGGACGAGCTCGAGATCGACGCCGCCGACGCGATCGTCCGGTTCCACGAGGACGACAACCGCTTCACCGCCGAGGTGTTCGCCGAGGACGTGACCGCCGCGGAGTTCGCCGCGGCCCTCCAGGAGGCCGGCGTCGACGTCGACGAGGACGATATCAACGGCGAGGTCACCCAACAGACCCGCGACGAGATCATCCAGACGATCGAGCTGCGGATCAACGAGGCGGGGCTCTCGGGGGGGACCGCCTACCAGGAGGCGACCGTCGGCGACGGCTACTTTATCGTCACCGAGGTCCCCGGCATGAGTCCCGCGGAACTGCGCGAGATGCTCACCGAACGCGGTGACGTCCAGATCGTCGCCTACTACCCCGACGAGAACGGCACCCAGGCCAACGAGACGGTCCTCCAGGGTGAGGAGTTCGCCAACGTCGGTTCGGCCTCCTACGACGAGCAGCGCGACCAGAACTACGTTCCCGTCACCGTCGACGACAGCGAGGATGCGGACGGGTCCAGTCCCGCCGCCGACTACCAGGAGGCGATGAACGAGTACGGCTTTACCGGCGAAGGGGTCGGACAGTGTACGGTCCACGACCGCGAGGCCGGCGAGTTCGACTTCGACCCCGAGAACCCGCAGTGGTGTCTGCTCACCGTGGTCGACGACGAGGTCGTCGACGCCCACAGCATGAGCCCCGACCTCGGCGAGAGCATGGCCTCCGGGAACTGGGTGAACGATCCCGTCTTCCAGATGATCGTCCCGACCCAGCAGGACGCCCAGAACCTCGCGGTCAACCTCCAGTCGGGCGCTCTGACCGCGCCGCTCGACTTCGAGCAGGAACAGACGTTCTCGCTCGAGCCCGCGCTCGCGGATCAGTTCAAGACCTACTCGCTGCTGATCGGCGTCCTCTCCGTGCTGACCGTCAGCGGGATGGTCTACCTGCGATACAGCGATCGTCGCGTCGCCGCGCCGATGATACTCACGGCGCTGGCGGAGGTGGTCATCCTGCTTGGCTTCGCCGCGGCGATCCGCATGCCGCTGGACCTCTCCCACGTCGCCGGCTTTATCGCCGTCGTCGGGACGGGAGTGGACGACCTCATCATCATCGCCGACGAGGTGATGGACGAGGGCGACGTCAGCTCACAACGGGTCTTCGAGTCGCGGTTCCGCAAGGCGTTCTGGATCATCGGCGCCGCCGCCGCGACGACCATCATCGCGCTGTCGCCGCTTGCCGTGTTGAGCCTCGGCGACCTCCGTGGCTTTGCGATCATCACGATCCTCGGCGTGCTGATCGGCGTCCTCATCACCCGTCCTGCCTACGGAGACATCCTCCAGCGCCTGCTGACCGACAAGTAG
- a CDS encoding sodium:calcium antiporter, whose product MLDVVLLLGLAAVATGVVWKGSVWLEDAADRLAVGYGVPPVVQGAVIAAVGSSMPELVSVLLATLVHGEFELGVGAIVGSAVFNLLVIPGLAVLVGSGEMETSRKLVYKEALFYMLAVAVLLLTFSLAVIYYPLEGAGLQGEVTRWLALFPLALYGLYVFTQYLDATEDAIAADRSVNRRRTWLWFGAGLVVIVVGVEGLVRAAIGLGDAFGTPAFLWGMIVVAAGSSVPDVFVSIAAARANRPSVSLANVLGSNVFDLLVAVPAGVLVAGSLAITFAHIVPMMAFLVLATVVFFAIARTDMLLSEREAWLLLGSYGIFVGWLVLESLGLSNVVPT is encoded by the coding sequence GTGCTCGATGTCGTCTTACTGCTCGGCCTCGCTGCAGTCGCGACCGGCGTCGTCTGGAAGGGCAGTGTCTGGCTCGAGGACGCGGCCGATCGGCTCGCGGTCGGCTACGGCGTCCCCCCGGTCGTCCAGGGAGCGGTGATCGCCGCGGTCGGCTCGAGCATGCCCGAACTGGTGAGCGTGCTGCTTGCGACCCTGGTCCACGGCGAGTTCGAACTCGGCGTCGGCGCGATCGTCGGCTCGGCCGTCTTCAACCTGCTCGTGATCCCGGGGCTCGCCGTACTGGTTGGTTCCGGAGAGATGGAAACGAGCCGAAAGCTCGTCTACAAGGAGGCGCTGTTCTACATGCTCGCGGTCGCCGTGCTCCTGTTGACGTTCTCGCTGGCGGTGATCTACTACCCCCTCGAGGGGGCCGGACTGCAGGGGGAGGTCACGCGGTGGCTCGCGCTGTTTCCCCTCGCGCTGTACGGGCTCTACGTGTTCACCCAGTACCTCGACGCGACCGAGGACGCGATCGCGGCCGATCGCTCCGTGAACCGTCGCCGAACCTGGCTGTGGTTCGGGGCCGGGCTGGTCGTCATCGTCGTCGGCGTCGAGGGACTCGTCCGGGCCGCGATCGGGCTCGGCGACGCCTTCGGCACCCCCGCCTTCCTCTGGGGGATGATCGTCGTCGCCGCGGGCTCGAGCGTGCCCGACGTCTTCGTCAGCATCGCCGCAGCCCGCGCGAATCGCCCGTCGGTCAGTCTCGCGAACGTCCTGGGGAGCAACGTCTTCGACCTGCTGGTCGCGGTTCCGGCCGGCGTGCTGGTCGCGGGCTCGCTTGCGATTACGTTCGCTCACATCGTCCCGATGATGGCGTTTCTCGTCCTCGCGACGGTCGTCTTCTTCGCGATCGCCCGGACCGATATGCTGCTCTCGGAGCGAGAGGCCTGGCTACTGTTGGGTTCGTACGGGATATTCGTCGGCTGGCTCGTCCTCGAGAGTCTCGGGCTCTCGAACGTCGTTCCGACGTGA